From Halobacterium sp. R2-5, the proteins below share one genomic window:
- a CDS encoding DUF4397 domain-containing protein, with the protein MDTPIDRRRFVRLAGAGFAVALAGCTGGDGDAVTTQPTQTTTELAATTEEPTQAAEEATEETTGEATEDGEESTTEGGQGYVRAAHASPDAPAVDVYVNDALAFEEASYTSVTPYAQLPPDDYDVRVTAAGDESTVVFEDAVAVESGYQTAMAYGEAADPGGETGLTVSVFADDAEQPGGDEALVRVFNGAPDASTLTAAVEDGGNALVDGAAFGAPTDYVAVSPGSYALNVRSGSGDTAGPFDVTFEGGDAYSVLALGYVDASGDQSELELVTVADGGGSA; encoded by the coding sequence ATGGACACGCCCATCGACCGGCGGCGCTTCGTCCGCCTCGCGGGCGCCGGGTTCGCCGTCGCGCTCGCGGGCTGTACGGGCGGCGACGGGGACGCGGTGACGACGCAGCCGACCCAGACGACCACCGAGCTCGCCGCGACCACGGAGGAGCCGACGCAGGCCGCCGAGGAGGCGACCGAGGAAACCACCGGGGAAGCCACCGAAGACGGCGAGGAGTCGACCACGGAGGGCGGCCAGGGGTACGTCCGAGCGGCGCACGCGTCCCCGGACGCGCCCGCCGTCGACGTCTACGTGAACGACGCGCTCGCGTTCGAGGAGGCGTCGTACACGTCCGTGACGCCGTACGCCCAGCTGCCGCCCGACGACTACGACGTCCGCGTCACGGCTGCGGGCGACGAGAGCACCGTCGTCTTCGAGGACGCCGTCGCCGTCGAGTCCGGCTACCAGACGGCGATGGCGTACGGCGAGGCCGCCGACCCGGGAGGAGAGACGGGGCTCACGGTGAGCGTCTTCGCCGACGACGCCGAGCAGCCCGGCGGCGACGAGGCGCTCGTGCGCGTGTTCAACGGGGCGCCGGACGCGTCGACGCTGACTGCGGCCGTCGAGGACGGGGGGAACGCGCTCGTCGACGGCGCGGCGTTCGGCGCGCCGACCGACTACGTCGCCGTCTCGCCGGGGTCGTACGCCCTGAACGTGCGGTCGGGATCCGGGGACACTGCCGGGCCGTTCGACGTGACCTTCGAGGGCGGGGACGCGTACTCCGTGCTCGCGCTCGGGTACGTGGACGCGTCCGGCGACCAGTCCGAACTCGAACTCGTGACAGTCGCGGACGGCGGTGGTTCGGCGTGA
- a CDS encoding winged helix-turn-helix domain-containing protein, whose protein sequence is MAEDDSVLEDLPPSAKLVYKVLEYDGPLTQKRIVEETMLSARTVRYALERLEDRGVVDEDIYFADARQSLYQLTADGDSEDAPADADAEAA, encoded by the coding sequence ATGGCTGAAGACGACAGTGTGCTGGAGGACCTCCCGCCGAGCGCCAAGCTCGTCTACAAGGTACTCGAGTACGACGGCCCCCTCACGCAGAAGCGAATCGTCGAGGAAACCATGCTCTCCGCCCGCACCGTCCGGTACGCGCTCGAACGCCTGGAGGACCGCGGCGTCGTCGACGAGGACATCTACTTCGCCGACGCCCGCCAGAGCCTCTACCAGCTGACCGCCGACGGCGACAGCGAGGACGCCCCCGCGGACGCCGACGCGGAAGCAGCCTGA
- the wecB gene encoding UDP-N-acetylglucosamine 2-epimerase (non-hydrolyzing), translating to MNVWSVVGVRPEFVMATPVSRELAAAGHATTLVHTGQHHDDALSTVFFEELALPTPDHYLGIGSASRGEQVARAVERLTPILADAEPDAVLVYGDTTSTLAGAFAAVTTNTPLVHVEAGLRSGDWRMSEERTRVLVDHLADLRFAPTRDAADTLAEEGVTRGVHRAGDVRGDAVAMARDLAPTDVPDVPEEYVLATVHRARTTDDEPTLRGVLAGLADARPPVVLPIHPRTADRLRAFGRYDWAAERVTLVEPTGYAAFLALLEDAAAVATDSGGIQREAAYLGTPCVTLRETTEWAGTVRSGDNVLAGTDPEAVTAAVDAAAAERARDADPPTGAAVDIVATLERWVSDAPSADAHAAGGVR from the coding sequence GTGAACGTCTGGTCCGTCGTCGGCGTCCGCCCGGAGTTCGTGATGGCGACGCCGGTGTCCCGCGAACTCGCCGCGGCCGGCCACGCGACGACGCTCGTCCACACCGGCCAGCACCACGACGACGCGCTCTCGACGGTGTTCTTCGAGGAACTCGCGCTCCCGACGCCCGACCACTACCTCGGCATCGGGTCGGCGTCCCGCGGCGAGCAGGTCGCGCGCGCCGTCGAGCGCCTCACGCCGATTCTCGCGGACGCCGAACCCGACGCCGTGCTCGTCTACGGGGACACCACGTCGACGCTCGCGGGCGCGTTCGCCGCCGTCACCACGAACACGCCGCTCGTGCACGTCGAGGCGGGCCTGCGCAGCGGCGACTGGCGGATGTCCGAGGAGCGAACGCGCGTGCTCGTCGACCACCTCGCGGACCTCCGGTTCGCGCCCACGCGGGACGCCGCGGACACGCTCGCCGAGGAGGGCGTGACGCGCGGTGTTCACCGCGCGGGTGACGTCCGAGGTGACGCCGTTGCGATGGCCCGCGACCTCGCGCCGACCGACGTCCCCGACGTCCCCGAGGAGTACGTGCTCGCGACCGTCCACCGCGCCAGAACCACGGACGACGAGCCGACGCTGCGGGGCGTGCTCGCCGGGCTCGCCGACGCCCGTCCGCCCGTCGTCCTGCCGATACACCCGCGGACCGCCGACCGCCTGCGGGCGTTCGGGCGCTACGACTGGGCGGCCGAGCGCGTGACGCTCGTCGAACCCACCGGCTACGCCGCGTTCCTCGCGCTGCTCGAGGACGCCGCCGCGGTCGCCACCGACTCCGGCGGCATCCAGCGCGAGGCCGCCTACCTCGGGACGCCGTGCGTGACGCTGCGCGAGACGACGGAGTGGGCGGGCACGGTCCGCAGCGGGGACAACGTGCTCGCCGGCACCGACCCGGAAGCGGTTACGGCGGCCGTCGACGCGGCGGCCGCCGAGCGCGCCCGCGACGCCGACCCGCCGACGGGCGCCGCCGTCGACATCGTCGCGACGCTGGAGCGGTGGGTGAGCGACGCGCCGAGCGCGGACGCACACGCGGCTGGAGGTGTCCGGTGA
- a CDS encoding carboxypeptidase M32, translating to MSTPATAEAPDAYEALLDHYEQISNVNAANSLLSWDQEVMMPEGGTPARSQQKSALSSLSHDLLTEEQVGEWLDELEDADLDDEQAAVVREIRRQYERADRVPSDLVAEISEKTSEALPKWKEAKEEDDFSIFAPILEELVELKREYAEHIDPDKDAYEVLFADYEPYLDLDTAERVLERLREELVPLIEDVRESDVELADPFTGEFDVDTQEELARDVLDTLGYDFEHGRIDTAPHPFSTGNQFDARVTTRFDAEDPLGALTSTIHEFGHARYTLGLPREQYGSPLGESRDLTVHESQSRLWENHVGRSRVFWEKFLPAMKERFPQLEDTTPEAAYEAANEVYEDNLVRVEADELTYHMHIIVRFEIERELIEGDLDVEDVPERWNDKYEEYLGVRPETDAEGCLQDIHWSHGSFGYFPTYSLGSVLAAQIYDALEDDVGDVDEKVRSGNFDVIADWLEEHVHRHGARYTTPELVEEATGEAYNADHFVDYVTEKYTDLYDL from the coding sequence ATGTCGACGCCGGCCACTGCAGAGGCCCCCGACGCCTACGAGGCGCTCCTCGACCACTACGAACAGATCTCGAACGTCAACGCCGCGAACAGCCTGCTCTCCTGGGACCAGGAAGTGATGATGCCGGAGGGCGGCACGCCCGCCCGCTCGCAGCAGAAGTCCGCGCTCTCCTCGCTGTCCCACGACCTGCTCACGGAGGAGCAGGTCGGCGAGTGGCTGGACGAACTCGAGGACGCGGACTTAGACGACGAGCAGGCCGCGGTCGTCCGCGAGATCCGACGCCAGTACGAGCGCGCCGACCGCGTGCCGAGCGACCTCGTCGCCGAGATCTCGGAGAAGACCAGCGAGGCGCTCCCGAAGTGGAAGGAAGCCAAGGAGGAGGACGACTTCTCGATCTTCGCGCCGATTCTGGAGGAGCTCGTCGAGCTCAAGAGGGAGTACGCCGAGCACATCGACCCCGACAAGGACGCCTACGAGGTGCTGTTCGCGGACTACGAGCCGTACCTCGACCTCGACACCGCCGAGCGAGTGCTCGAACGCCTCCGCGAGGAGCTCGTGCCGCTCATCGAGGACGTCCGCGAGAGCGACGTGGAGCTCGCGGACCCCTTCACCGGCGAGTTCGACGTGGACACCCAGGAGGAACTGGCGCGTGACGTCCTGGACACGCTCGGGTACGACTTCGAGCACGGCCGGATCGACACCGCGCCGCACCCGTTCTCCACCGGGAACCAGTTCGACGCCCGCGTCACCACGCGGTTCGACGCCGAGGACCCCCTCGGCGCGCTCACTTCGACCATCCACGAGTTCGGGCACGCCCGGTACACGCTCGGGCTGCCCCGCGAGCAGTACGGCAGCCCGCTCGGGGAGTCACGCGACCTCACCGTCCACGAGTCCCAGAGCCGGCTCTGGGAGAATCACGTCGGGCGCTCGCGGGTGTTCTGGGAGAAGTTCCTGCCCGCGATGAAAGAGCGCTTCCCGCAGCTCGAGGACACCACCCCGGAGGCGGCCTACGAGGCCGCCAACGAGGTGTACGAGGACAACCTCGTCCGGGTCGAAGCGGACGAGCTCACCTACCACATGCACATCATCGTGCGCTTCGAGATCGAGCGCGAGCTCATCGAGGGCGACCTCGACGTCGAGGACGTGCCCGAGCGCTGGAACGACAAGTACGAGGAGTACCTCGGCGTGCGCCCGGAGACGGACGCGGAGGGCTGCCTGCAGGACATCCACTGGAGTCACGGCTCGTTCGGCTACTTCCCGACGTACTCGCTGGGGAGCGTGCTCGCCGCCCAGATCTACGACGCCCTCGAGGACGACGTCGGCGACGTCGACGAGAAGGTCCGGAGCGGCAACTTCGACGTCATCGCGGACTGGCTCGAAGAGCACGTCCACCGGCACGGCGCCCGGTACACGACGCCCGAGCTCGTCGAGGAGGCCACCGGCGAGGCGTACAACGCCGACCACTTCGTCGACTACGTCACCGAGAAGTACACCGACCTCTACGACCTGTAG
- a CDS encoding PINc/VapC family ATPase codes for MNIVPDTSVVVDGRLSKRIEDGEYEGDTVYVPEAVVGEVEAQANSGRQTGWDALEELQRLVELADEGTISVEYVGERAGEEDIQRASAGAIDAIIRDIAMEHDARFLTSDIVQAEVAEGKGIDVEYLEPLERELGELGLEQYFDDLTMSVHLKEGLVPMVKRGEVGDIQYQPAGDDEPLDADTIEEYANEVITTAKRSDDAFVELSEEGMTIAQVRDMRIAVSTPPFSESAEITAVRPIVKTTMDDYEHADELRDRLLERDRGVLIAGAPGAGKSTFAQAVAEFLADSGNVVKTMEKPRDLQVGDEVTQYTELGGEMSKTADSLLMVRPDYTIYDEVRKTDDFEVFADMRLAGVGMVGVVHATRPIDALQRLVGRVELGMIPQIVDTVVYIEEGDVETVYDVTTEVKVPEGLMEEDLARPVIQVRDFATGTPAYEIYTFNRQVVTVPLDDAEENPESGVDKLAKQEVEREIQAATRGPVEVDIRSGNEAVVYVSEDDISHVIGKGGGRISDIEERLGISIDVRTLDERTTQPAGGNSTGGSANDEPAGRIVTPEVTSRHIILPLDGENAGETVEVQADGEYLFTATVGRGGDIQVSRGSAIAEELERAIDHERMISVVPNQ; via the coding sequence ATGAATATCGTGCCGGACACGAGCGTCGTCGTCGACGGCCGTCTCTCGAAGCGCATCGAGGACGGCGAGTACGAGGGCGACACCGTCTACGTCCCCGAGGCGGTCGTCGGCGAGGTCGAAGCGCAGGCGAACAGCGGCCGGCAGACCGGCTGGGACGCCCTGGAGGAGCTCCAGCGGCTCGTCGAACTCGCCGACGAGGGAACGATCAGCGTCGAGTACGTCGGCGAGCGCGCCGGCGAGGAGGACATCCAGCGGGCGTCCGCGGGCGCCATCGACGCCATCATCCGGGACATCGCGATGGAACACGACGCCCGCTTCCTCACGAGCGACATCGTGCAGGCCGAGGTCGCGGAGGGGAAGGGCATCGACGTGGAGTACCTCGAGCCGCTCGAACGCGAGCTCGGCGAGCTCGGGCTGGAGCAGTACTTCGACGACCTCACGATGAGCGTCCACCTCAAAGAGGGGCTGGTGCCGATGGTCAAGCGCGGCGAGGTCGGTGACATCCAGTACCAGCCCGCGGGCGACGACGAGCCACTCGACGCCGACACCATCGAGGAGTACGCCAACGAGGTCATCACGACCGCGAAGCGCAGCGACGACGCGTTCGTGGAGCTCTCCGAGGAGGGGATGACCATCGCGCAGGTACGGGACATGCGAATCGCCGTCTCGACGCCTCCGTTCTCCGAGAGCGCGGAGATCACGGCGGTCCGCCCAATCGTGAAGACGACGATGGACGACTACGAGCACGCCGACGAGCTCCGCGACCGGCTGCTGGAGCGCGACCGCGGCGTGCTCATCGCGGGCGCGCCGGGCGCCGGGAAGTCGACGTTCGCGCAGGCCGTCGCGGAGTTCCTCGCGGACAGCGGGAACGTCGTGAAGACGATGGAGAAGCCCCGGGACCTCCAGGTCGGCGACGAGGTCACGCAGTACACGGAGCTCGGCGGCGAGATGTCGAAGACCGCGGACTCCCTTTTGATGGTGCGGCCGGACTACACCATCTACGACGAGGTCCGGAAGACCGACGACTTCGAGGTGTTCGCGGACATGCGGCTGGCGGGCGTCGGGATGGTCGGCGTCGTCCACGCCACCCGACCCATCGACGCGCTCCAGCGGCTCGTCGGGCGCGTCGAACTCGGGATGATTCCCCAGATCGTGGACACGGTCGTCTACATCGAGGAGGGCGACGTGGAGACCGTCTACGACGTGACGACCGAGGTGAAGGTTCCGGAGGGCCTGATGGAGGAGGACCTCGCCCGCCCCGTGATTCAGGTGCGGGACTTCGCGACGGGGACGCCCGCCTACGAGATCTACACGTTCAACCGCCAGGTCGTCACGGTGCCCCTCGACGACGCCGAGGAGAACCCCGAGTCGGGCGTCGACAAGCTCGCGAAACAGGAGGTCGAGCGCGAGATTCAGGCGGCCACCCGCGGTCCCGTCGAAGTGGACATCCGCAGCGGGAACGAGGCCGTGGTGTACGTCTCCGAGGACGACATCAGCCACGTCATCGGGAAGGGCGGCGGCCGCATCTCGGACATCGAGGAGCGCCTCGGCATCAGCATCGACGTGCGCACGCTCGACGAGCGCACCACCCAGCCCGCGGGCGGGAACAGCACCGGCGGGAGCGCGAACGACGAGCCGGCGGGGCGCATCGTCACGCCCGAGGTCACGTCCCGGCACATCATCCTGCCGCTGGACGGCGAGAACGCGGGCGAGACCGTCGAAGTGCAGGCCGACGGCGAGTACCTGTTCACGGCGACGGTCGGCCGCGGCGGCGACATCCAAGTCTCTCGGGGCTCGGCCATCGCGGAGGAACTGGAGCGCGCCATCGACCACGAGCGGATGATCTCGGTCGTCCCGAACCAGTAG
- a CDS encoding zinc-dependent alcohol dehydrogenase family protein: MRAAIYRGPGDIAVEDVPKPEVEEPTDAVVRVTHTAVCGSDLWFYRGDSDREEGARVGHEPMGIVEEVGEDVRSVRPGDRVFAPFSISCGHCEFCRKGLHTSCVNGDSWGGENGGAQGEYVRTPHADGTLVRVPDRYADDEDALESLLPLTDVMGTGHHAAVSAGVGEGDTVIVVGDGAVGLCGVLAARRLGAERIVAMGHHDERLELAEEFGATDTIAARGDEAIERAKELTRGGANHVMECVGAASAMDTAIAVARPGGTVGYVGVPYGVTEEGLDVFTMFGNNVALNGGVAPVRAYAEELMADVLQGTLDPSPIFTETVGLDDVAEGYRAMDERDAVKVLVKP; the protein is encoded by the coding sequence ATGCGCGCAGCCATCTACCGGGGCCCCGGCGACATCGCCGTCGAGGACGTCCCGAAACCGGAAGTCGAGGAGCCGACGGACGCCGTCGTCCGCGTCACGCACACAGCGGTCTGCGGGTCGGACCTCTGGTTCTACCGCGGGGACAGCGACCGCGAGGAGGGCGCTCGCGTCGGCCACGAGCCGATGGGTATCGTCGAGGAAGTCGGCGAGGACGTGCGTTCGGTCCGGCCGGGCGACCGCGTGTTCGCGCCGTTCTCGATCAGCTGCGGGCACTGCGAGTTCTGCCGGAAGGGCCTGCACACGTCCTGCGTGAACGGCGACTCGTGGGGCGGCGAGAACGGCGGCGCACAGGGCGAGTACGTGCGGACGCCCCACGCCGACGGCACGCTCGTCCGGGTGCCGGACCGGTACGCCGACGACGAGGACGCACTGGAGTCGCTGCTGCCGTTGACCGACGTGATGGGCACGGGCCACCACGCCGCGGTCAGTGCGGGGGTCGGCGAGGGCGACACCGTCATCGTCGTCGGGGACGGCGCGGTCGGCCTCTGCGGCGTGCTCGCCGCGCGCCGCCTCGGCGCGGAGCGAATCGTCGCGATGGGCCACCACGACGAGCGCCTCGAACTCGCCGAGGAGTTCGGCGCGACAGACACGATTGCCGCGCGCGGTGACGAGGCCATCGAGCGCGCCAAGGAGCTCACGCGCGGCGGCGCGAACCACGTCATGGAGTGCGTGGGCGCGGCGTCCGCGATGGACACCGCCATCGCCGTGGCGCGGCCGGGCGGGACGGTCGGCTACGTCGGCGTGCCGTACGGCGTGACGGAGGAGGGACTGGACGTGTTCACGATGTTCGGGAACAACGTCGCGCTGAACGGCGGCGTCGCGCCGGTCCGTGCGTACGCGGAGGAGCTGATGGCCGACGTCCTGCAGGGGACGCTCGACCCGTCCCCGATTTTCACGGAGACCGTCGGGCTCGACGACGTCGCCGAGGGCTACCGCGCGATGGACGAGCGCGACGCGGTGAAGGTGCTCGTGAAGCCGTAA
- a CDS encoding HVO_0416 family zinc finger protein produces the protein MSSASTPDDDTLLDEFLEDRGHDTQTWDESYNKKQCPECGGLHGANARACSVCGWSP, from the coding sequence ATGTCGAGCGCATCGACTCCGGACGACGACACGCTTCTGGACGAGTTCCTCGAAGACCGCGGCCACGACACGCAGACGTGGGACGAGAGCTATAACAAGAAGCAGTGTCCGGAGTGCGGCGGTCTCCACGGAGCGAACGCGCGAGCCTGCTCCGTCTGCGGCTGGTCGCCGTAG
- a CDS encoding glycosyltransferase family 4 protein: MRVLNLVPSEDASAYRGQVRALRDRGVDCATLAVPGAHVPGECSRSALDYLVHFGQTLRAARTDFDVVHANQGVVAPTALAAVGLPTVVSLWGTDLYGPLGPVSRRCARLADATVVMSEAMADALDADCRVVPHGVDTEKFRPEPRTDAREKLGWGDGRRVLFPYSPTREEKNYPRAERVVDAARDRLDAEVELHTVTGAPHDEMPTYMNAADALLLTSDHEGSPNAVKEALACDLPVVATDVGDVSERLDGVSPSAVAATDDGLADALADVLASGERSNGRQHVETLDRDWTARELEAVYRTALGNA; encoded by the coding sequence ATGCGCGTGCTCAACCTCGTGCCGAGCGAGGACGCCTCCGCGTACCGGGGACAGGTGCGCGCGCTCCGCGACCGCGGCGTCGACTGCGCGACGCTCGCCGTCCCTGGCGCCCACGTTCCGGGCGAGTGTTCGCGGTCCGCGCTGGACTACCTCGTCCACTTCGGGCAGACGCTGCGCGCGGCCAGAACCGACTTCGACGTCGTGCACGCGAACCAGGGCGTCGTCGCGCCGACCGCGCTCGCGGCCGTCGGCCTCCCCACCGTCGTCTCGCTGTGGGGGACGGACCTCTACGGGCCGCTCGGGCCGGTGAGCCGGCGGTGTGCGCGGCTCGCCGACGCGACCGTCGTGATGTCCGAGGCGATGGCCGACGCGCTCGACGCGGACTGCCGAGTCGTCCCGCACGGCGTCGACACCGAGAAGTTCCGGCCGGAGCCCCGGACCGACGCCCGCGAGAAACTGGGCTGGGGCGACGGCCGCCGCGTGCTGTTCCCGTACTCGCCGACGCGCGAGGAGAAGAACTACCCGCGGGCCGAGCGCGTCGTCGACGCCGCCCGCGACCGCCTCGACGCCGAGGTCGAACTGCACACCGTCACGGGCGCCCCGCACGACGAGATGCCGACGTACATGAACGCCGCCGACGCGCTCCTCCTGACGTCCGACCACGAGGGGTCGCCGAACGCCGTGAAGGAAGCGCTCGCGTGCGACCTCCCCGTCGTCGCGACGGACGTCGGCGACGTGTCCGAGCGCCTCGACGGCGTCAGCCCGTCCGCCGTCGCCGCGACCGACGACGGCCTCGCCGACGCGCTCGCCGACGTCCTCGCGAGCGGCGAGCGCTCGAACGGCCGCCAGCACGTCGAGACACTCGACCGCGACTGGACCGCCCGCGAACTCGAAGCGGTCTACCGGACTGCGCTCGGGAACGCGTAG
- a CDS encoding M20/M25/M40 family metallo-hydrolase, giving the protein MGELRDLTERLVSIPSHDDETAAGDAIASWLREETDADVTRDDAGNVLAWRNRDADGDSLAFVGHHDVVPPDERQTEGGGGETAAGDYVVYEADGRLYGRGTADMKGADAAMLLAFRDADTDGPLAFASFVGEETGGEGARSAIDDGFAPDYAIVGEGSTGYSDPGVLDVAVAHKGRRASTVTAAGEAAHASEVESGENAVYRACDAVDVIRGLDAPDADVLGQHLSGSVAVTEIEGGTAWNVIPESCSVTVDERTVPGARADLERVEGVAGVSWTVDQDLPPMACDDAGFADAVLDAARVEQDGAGEHVAKPHATDAGWLSAAGTTCLVCGPAERGEAHTADESVSLAVLERCRRVYTDVAGAWSTAGRPR; this is encoded by the coding sequence ATGGGCGAACTTCGCGACCTCACGGAACGCCTCGTCTCGATTCCGAGCCACGACGACGAGACCGCGGCCGGGGACGCAATCGCGTCTTGGCTCCGCGAGGAGACCGACGCCGACGTGACCCGGGACGACGCCGGGAACGTCCTCGCGTGGCGGAACCGGGACGCCGACGGCGATAGCCTCGCGTTCGTCGGCCACCACGACGTCGTGCCGCCGGACGAGCGCCAGACAGAAGGCGGAGGCGGTGAAACCGCCGCTGGCGACTACGTCGTCTACGAGGCTGACGGCCGGCTGTACGGCCGCGGCACGGCGGACATGAAGGGCGCGGACGCCGCGATGCTGCTGGCGTTCCGGGACGCAGACACCGACGGGCCGCTGGCGTTCGCGTCGTTCGTCGGCGAGGAGACCGGTGGCGAGGGCGCGCGCTCCGCCATCGACGACGGCTTCGCGCCCGACTACGCAATCGTCGGCGAGGGGTCGACGGGGTACTCCGACCCGGGCGTCCTCGACGTCGCCGTCGCGCACAAGGGTCGGCGCGCGAGCACGGTCACGGCGGCTGGGGAGGCGGCGCACGCCAGCGAGGTCGAGTCGGGGGAGAACGCGGTCTACCGGGCGTGCGACGCGGTGGACGTGATTCGCGGCCTCGACGCGCCGGACGCGGACGTGCTCGGCCAGCACCTCTCGGGGAGCGTCGCGGTCACTGAAATCGAGGGCGGGACGGCGTGGAACGTGATTCCGGAGTCCTGCTCGGTCACCGTCGACGAGCGCACCGTCCCGGGCGCTCGCGCCGACCTCGAACGCGTCGAGGGCGTCGCGGGCGTCTCGTGGACCGTCGACCAGGACCTCCCGCCGATGGCCTGCGACGACGCCGGGTTCGCCGACGCCGTGCTGGACGCCGCGCGAGTCGAGCAGGACGGCGCCGGCGAGCACGTCGCCAAGCCTCACGCCACGGACGCGGGCTGGCTCTCGGCCGCCGGGACGACGTGTCTGGTCTGCGGGCCGGCCGAACGCGGGGAGGCCCACACCGCCGACGAGAGCGTGTCGCTGGCCGTGCTCGAACGCTGTCGGCGGGTGTACACGGACGTCGCGGGAGCGTGGTCGACCGCAGGGAGACCACGTTAG
- a CDS encoding ATP-dependent helicase — translation MTDSEPEVTRLFGGPGSGKTTALLDHVEEILEDDDVDVRDILVVSYTRAAAAEVRERLAERLDVNPRSLRGNVATMHAKAYELLGLSRGDVVGEDDKEAFCEEYGIPFEDEYSSGSRRTARSTTLGNKVIATSQWLQRTSRDVADWYDVPFRWNEEEVRLPPEIDDNAQVGNKYTPTWPSSDERYDIPEAIRAWRAYKGENELVGFADMLERVEQRSLLPDVDYLVIDEFQDITSLQYDVYEEWRPHMERVLIAGDDDQVVYAWQGADPELLLNTKVTDDVVLPNSYRLPSQVLKVVQQEISHIETRQEKDLEPRKEGGSVEAIDSPSMLDLVRNVRRTVESTEDDTVMILFRARYQLFDFVDEFIGEGIPFKALTDQRLWTDRLQQYISAVEALENDDPIDGLQARRLMDMLQDSAFGTRERNDLREAIDEAQGEDTDLTELTFTAEFIRDYVPFVPGPSAAADMLRKVTRYQRRSIDAYFQGDYRGMDPDRVRVGTIHSAKGREADHVFVSTDLTEKVVEQMAATADPEDVPDDIEFTSKTSPVPILTDNERRVFYVGMSRARERLVLLQNLINGAPTLPIDVLLYGEQTGQTLEDALEADTPVQLP, via the coding sequence ATGACGGACTCGGAGCCGGAAGTCACGCGGCTGTTCGGTGGTCCGGGGAGCGGGAAGACGACCGCGCTCCTCGACCACGTCGAGGAAATTCTTGAGGACGACGACGTAGACGTACGCGACATCCTCGTCGTCTCGTACACGCGTGCCGCAGCGGCCGAGGTCCGCGAACGGCTCGCCGAGCGACTCGACGTCAACCCGCGCTCGCTGCGCGGGAACGTCGCGACGATGCACGCGAAAGCCTACGAGCTGCTCGGGCTGTCGCGGGGCGACGTCGTCGGCGAGGACGACAAGGAAGCGTTCTGCGAGGAGTACGGCATCCCGTTCGAGGACGAGTACTCTTCGGGGTCGCGGCGCACCGCGCGCTCGACGACGCTCGGGAACAAGGTCATCGCGACCTCCCAGTGGCTCCAGCGCACCAGCCGCGACGTCGCGGACTGGTACGACGTGCCGTTCCGCTGGAACGAGGAGGAAGTCCGCCTGCCGCCCGAAATCGACGACAACGCCCAGGTCGGCAACAAGTACACGCCGACGTGGCCGTCCAGCGACGAGCGCTACGACATCCCCGAGGCGATTCGGGCGTGGCGCGCGTACAAGGGCGAGAACGAGCTCGTCGGCTTCGCGGACATGCTCGAACGCGTCGAGCAGCGCTCGCTGCTCCCCGACGTCGACTACCTCGTCATCGACGAGTTCCAGGACATCACCAGCCTCCAGTACGACGTCTACGAGGAGTGGCGGCCGCACATGGAGCGCGTGCTCATCGCGGGCGACGACGACCAGGTCGTCTACGCGTGGCAGGGCGCCGACCCCGAACTCCTCCTGAACACGAAGGTCACCGACGACGTCGTGCTCCCGAACTCCTACCGGCTCCCCTCGCAGGTGCTGAAGGTCGTCCAGCAGGAGATCAGCCACATCGAGACGCGCCAGGAGAAGGACCTCGAACCCCGCAAGGAGGGCGGCAGCGTCGAGGCCATCGACAGCCCGTCGATGCTCGACCTCGTGCGGAACGTCCGACGCACCGTCGAGTCCACCGAGGACGACACGGTGATGATCCTGTTCCGGGCGCGCTACCAGCTGTTCGACTTCGTCGACGAGTTCATCGGCGAGGGCATCCCGTTCAAGGCGCTGACCGACCAGCGGCTGTGGACGGACCGCCTCCAGCAGTACATCTCCGCCGTCGAAGCGCTCGAGAACGACGACCCCATCGACGGCCTGCAGGCCCGCCGCCTGATGGACATGCTCCAGGACTCGGCGTTCGGCACCCGCGAGCGCAACGACCTCCGGGAGGCCATCGACGAGGCGCAGGGCGAGGACACCGACCTCACCGAACTCACGTTCACCGCGGAGTTCATCCGCGACTACGTGCCATTCGTGCCGGGGCCATCGGCGGCCGCGGACATGCTCCGGAAGGTCACGCGCTACCAGCGCCGCAGCATCGACGCGTACTTCCAGGGCGACTACCGCGGCATGGACCCCGACCGCGTGCGCGTCGGCACCATCCACTCCGCGAAGGGCCGCGAGGCCGACCACGTGTTCGTCTCGACGGACCTCACGGAGAAGGTCGTCGAACAGATGGCGGCGACCGCGGACCCCGAGGACGTCCCGGACGACATCGAGTTCACGTCGAAGACGAGCCCCGTCCCGATTCTGACGGACAACGAGCGCCGCGTGTTCTACGTCGGGATGAGCCGGGCGCGCGAGCGGCTGGTGCTCCTCCAGAACCTCATCAACGGCGCGCCGACGCTCCCCATCGACGTGCTGCTGTACGGCGAGCAGACCGGGCAGACCCTCGAGGACGCCCTCGAGGCGGACACGCCCGTCCAGCTTCCGTGA